The nucleotide window GCCCGCGCCCTGCTCGATGCCGCCACCGCCACCAACGGACCCGGCACCGGCTGGGACCTGCACGAACTCCGGCATTCTGGCCTGACGCATCTCGGCGAGGCCGGAGCCAGCCTGCTCGAGCTAATGGCCAAGTCCCGCCACCGCAAACCCGACAACCTGCGCCGCTACTTCAAACCCTCACCGGCGGCCATGCGCGGCATCACCAGCCTCCTCGGTCCCGACCGCGGCCACCGATAGCGGCCACCAACAACGACTCGTCCGTCTACCCGGACCAGGCGCTACGCGAACCTCGTTGTTTTTTGCGCCATTACTGCCGGGACCCCGGCGTCACCGGGCAGATCATCGTGCGCGGTGACAGCGCCTATGGATCGCGGGCGGTGATCCGGGTATGCCGCCGCTACGGGGCGGTGTTCTCGCTGGTGCTGACCCGCAACGCCGCGGTGCAACGCGCCATCGACAGCATTCCCGAGAACGCCTGGACCCCGGTGAAATACCCGGGTGCGGTGCTCGATCGCGAGACCGGGGCCTGGATCTCTGATGCCGAAGTCGCTGAAGCCGTCTACACCATGGCCAAAACCGGCACCTATGAGGCGGTCACCGCCCGGCTGATCGTGCGCCGGGTCAAAGACGCCAACCAACCCCAAGACGGGCTGTTCCCGATCTGGCGGTATCACCCGTTTTTCACCAACACCACCGAGTCGGCCACCGACGCCGACATCACCCACCGCCGCCACGCCATCATCGAAACCACCTTCGCCGACCTCATCGACGGCCCCTTGGCCCACATTCCCTCCGGGCGCTTCGGCGCCAACAGTGCCTGGGCCGTCTGCGCCGCGATCGCCCACAATCTGCTGCGCGCCACCGCGACCCTGGCCGGGACCCGTCACCGCACCGCGCGCGGGGCGACCCTGCGCCGTCACCTGGTCAATATCCCGGCTCGTCTGGCCCGACCCCAACGACGACCGATCCTGCACCTACCCCGGCACTGGCCCGCCGAACCAGCATGGATGACCCTGTGGCACAACACCATCGGCCACCGATCCAGCGCCTGAACCACCGACCACCCGACCCGACAACCAGGAACCCGACAGGAAAAGCTGGACAGACCAGCGGCCTCGTCATGCCCACCACCAGCCCGGATCAAGACCATCAGCTCAACCGGCCACCACACCGTCGGTCGGTGGAATCAGGCTTAGTGAGAGGAATGATCAGAACCTGTGGATGAGCCTCGGCGTGGGGGCGTGAAAATGAGCGCACCTTCCCGAGGATGATCATCACGGAATCAGGTATTCGATCAAGACCGGCGTTGGCGCGCTGGTTGGGAAGGTACGCCCATGCTCACCGTAGTTCACGACGGCGCGGAGGCCAACGACAACACCGACAGTGGTGCTGGTCGGTCGTTGTTGGATGAGATTGTCCGTGATGGCGCTCGGCAGATGCTGGCCGCGGCGTTGCAGGCCGAGGTCGCCGCCTACGTGGCGCAGTTCGCTGACCAGCGCGATGACAACGGCCACCGATTGGTGGTCCGCAACGGCTACCACCAGCCGCGCGAGGTGCTGACCGCAGCCGGTGCGGTGCAGGTGAGGGCCCCGCGGGTCAACGACAAACGTGTCGATCCCGACACTGGTGAACGCAAGCGGTTCTCCTCGGCGATCCTGCCGGCCTGGGCGCGCAAGTCCCCGCAGATGTCCGAGGTGTTGCCGCTGTTGTACCTGCACGGGTTGTCGAGCAGCGATTTCACCCCGGCCCTGGAGCAGTTCCTCGGCTCCGGTGCCGGGTTGTCGGCATCGACGATCACCCGGCTCACGTCGCAGTGGCAAGATGAGGCCGCCGCGTTCGGTCGTCGCGATCTGTCGGGCAGCGACTATGTCTACCTGTGGGTCGACGGCATCCCCCTCAAGGTCCGCCTGGACCAGGAAAAGCTGTGTCTGCTGGTGATGCTCGGTGTGCGCGCTGACGGCCGCAAGGAGCTGGTGGCGATCAGCGACGGCTACCGTGAATCGGCCGAGTCGTGGGCCGATCTGCTGCGCGACTGCAAACGGCGCGGCATGACCGCCCCGTGCTCGCCGTCGGTGACGGTGCACTCGGGTTCTGGAAAGCGGTCCGTGAGGTGTTCCCGGCCACCAAAGAGCAGCGCTGCTGGTTCCACAAGCAAGCCAATGTTCTTGCCGCACTGCCGAAATCAGCACACCCGTCGGCCCTGGCGGCACTCAAGGAGATCTACAACGCCGAGGATATCGACAAGGCCCAGCTCGCGGTCAAGGCCTTCGAGGTCGATTTCGGCGCCAAGTACCCCAAGGCGGTCGCCAAGATCACCGACGACCTCGATGTGCTGCTGGAGTTCTTCAAGTACCCGGCCGAACATTGGATCCACCTGCGCACGACGAACCCGATCGAAAGCACCTTCGCCACAGTGCGACTTCGGACCAAGGTGACAAAAGGCCCGGGATCGCGAACGGCCGGACTAGCGATGGCCTACAAGCTGATCGACGCCGCCTCGGCCCGCTGGCGCGCCGTCAACGCCCCGCACCTGGTCGCCCTGGTCCGCGCCGGCGCGGTCTTCCACAAAGGCAAACTGCTCGAACGCCCCACCGACATCACCCCACCAACACCGCCCTCAGACGACGATCAGGACGCCGGAACGGAGGTCGCCTGAAACACCCCGATCCACAGGTATTGACAATTCCTCCAAGTGACGATTCGCGAGGTGAGAGTGCGAGGTGGGCAGGATGGATTCCGCCGCTGATCGTTGAACGGCGGACCCTTTGCTGATGCTTTCTCAGCTTCAACTGGGGGATCGGTCGCGTCTATCCCTCCACCGCGGCGCGGACTCCGATTCGCGCCAGATGTCATGGCAGTCACCACTTTTTCGACGGCTAGCGACGGTGTCGCGTTTTGTCAGAAGCCGCCCGACAGCACAGCGATCGCTGCTGCGGCGGCCCGTGGGTCACAGCAGCCGGACGATGCCGCGGGCAGCCACCTGCAGGGCGCCGAGCAGTCGCTGGCGACCTCGCTTCAACGACGGAACTACGACGGCGATCGCGGCCACCACAGCGTCGTCGGACTGCCGGACGATCGGCACGGCCAGTGAACAGGCGCCTAGCGACATCTCTTCCACGGTGGTAGCCAACCCCTCGCGCCGCACCCCCTCCAACTGTCGGGACAGCACCGCAGGCTGGGTGATTGTGTAGGGAGTAATCGGAGTCAGATTGGCAAACACCTGATCCTGGACTTCGCGTGGCGCGTGCGCCAACAGCACCTTGCCGACGCCGGTGCAGTGCATCGGCAACCTGCTGCCGACGGTGCTAACGATCGGCACGGATGCCCTACCCATCATCCGCTCGAGGTACAATACTTCGTTGCCGTCGCGTACCGCGAGGTGCACGGTGGCGAGCGTTGCCGCGTAGACATCGTGCAAGAACGGCTCTGCGACCTGCCGTAATCCGCCTCCGACCGGGGCGAGCAGCCCAGCGCTCCACATCAGTCGGCCGACCTCGAAACGACCGTCCGTGCGGCGCTGCAACGCCCCGCCCGCAACCAGTTCGGCAGCCAGCCGGTGGGCCGTGGCCATCGGCAGGCTGGCCCTACCCGCCAGTTCGGACAGCGTCAGTGTCCGGTGCCACTCATCGAAGGCGGCGACCATGCGCAGCAAACGAGAAGCGACGCTGGTGCCGGGCGTTGAGGTATTTCCCGCCACTCACGGATCCTTTCCGCTCAGTGGTAATCTAGCGTAGGTCAGTCGCCGAGGAGCCAATAGTGTCAAGGCTATGACAGCAGTGATCGACCCCGATCCCGACGGCGGGTTGCCGAGGCAGCAGGCGATCAGCGCGGAGATCGAGGCGATCGAGTCCGAGTATCAGCGCGCTGGCATCGAGGAGACGCAGCCGCGGCTCGGCTACGCGCCCTACCGCAGCAGCCTGCTGCGTCATCCCACGAAGGACCTACACCACGCTGACCCGGAGGGCGTCGAGCTGTGGACGCCCTGCTTTTCCGAACGCGACGTGCATCCGCTTGAATCGGACCTCACCATCCAGCACTCAGGCGAACCCATCGGCGAACGGATAGTGGTGACCGGCCGGGTGGTCGACGGCGACGGACGGCCGGTGCGACGTCAACTCGTCGAGATCTGGCAGGCCAACGCCGGCGGTCGCTACATCCACAAGCGTGATCAGCACCCGTCCGCGATCGACCCCAACTTCACCGGCGTCGGCCGCTGCCTGACCGATGACGACGGAAGCTACCGCTTCACCACGATCAAGCCAGGGCCGTATCCGTGGAGGAACCACCGCAACGCTTGGCGCCCAGCCCACATCCACTTCTCGGTGTTCGGAACGGAATTCACGCAACGGCTGATCACCCAGATGTACTTCCCCGGCGACCCGTTGTTCGCGCTGGACCCGATCTATCAGTCGATCACCGACCGAAAGGCCCGAGACCGACTGATTGCCAACTACGACCACGACGTCACCACCCACGAATGGGCCACCGGATACCGGTGGGACATCATCCTCACCGGCGCGACGCGCACTCCGACCGAGGATCCCCACCGCGGAAGCGAACACTGATGAATACCCTGCTCACCGCCACCCCGGGGCAGACCGTCGGACCCTTTTTCGGTTACGCACTCCCGTTCGACCGGTGCGACCAGCTGGTTCCGGCCGGCTCACCGGGTGCCGTCCAGCTTTCCGGCTTGGTCCTCGATGGTGACGGCCAGCCTGTTCCCGACGCCCTACTTGAGATCTGGCAGGCAAACGCCGACGGCACCATCCCCACGTCCACCGGCTCGCTACACCGGGACGGCTGGACCTTCACTGGGTGGGGCCGCGCCGGCACCGACGATGGCGGACGGTACAACTTTTCCACCGTCATCCCAGGTCCCTGCGATCCCGGTGCGGCACCGTTCTTTCTGATCACCGTGTTCGCCCGCGGGCTGCTCAACCGGCTGTTCACCCGCGCCTACGTGCCCGGGGGGCAGCTGGCCGGCGATCCACTGCTGGCGTCCCTGCCGCCCGAGCGTCGCGACACGCTCATCGCCACCCGCGAGGGCGCCGGACTACGCTTCGACATCCAATTGCAGGACGCGCCAGGCAAACCCGAGACGGTCTTCCTGCGCTACGCGGGACACCAGCGATGACTGACCTCTTCTGGCCGGGCGACGACCTCGCAGGCGACCTGATGAGCGGCCCCGCATTCCTCGAGGCCATGGTGGCCGTGGAACGGGCGTGGCTGGACAGCCTCGTCGACGCCGGTATCGCACCGCAAGAGGCGCGTGCCAGCTTGGCAGACCTCATCGCCGACGCCGACACCGAGTCGATCGCCCGCCGCGCCGCCACCGACGGCAGCCCCGTCAGCGCTCTGGTCACGTTGTTGCGTGAGCGCTCAACGGCGGCGACAGCCCGCTGGTTACACCGCGGGCTAACCAGTCAGGACGTCGTCGACACAGCGCTCGTCATCTGCGCCCGTGATGTCCTCATGCGCATCGGCGACGAGTTCACCGTCCAAGTCCGGGCGCTGTCCGAGCTCGCTGAGAGGCACCGGAGCACACCAACACTCGCGCGTACCCTGACCCAGGCCGCCCTACCAAGCACCTTCGGCGCCAAGATGGCACGTTGGCTTACCGGCATACTGGACGCCGCCGAACCGCTGACCGGGCTGCTGCCCTCGCTGCCGGTGCAGGTCGGTGGCGCGGTGGGAACGCTGGCGGCGGCTACCGAATTGACCGGTTCGGTGGACGGCGCCATCGCGTTGAGCGACGCGCTCGCCGGCGCACTGCGGCTGGCGCCGGCTCCGCCCTGGCACACCACCCGCTCGGCGATCACCCGCATCGGGGATGCGTTGGTGAGCTGCTGCGACGCCTGGGGGCACATCGCCGCCGACATCGCGACCGGTAGCCGGCCCGAGGTCGGCGAGCTGGCCGAGGGGACTGGTGGCGGCTCATCGACGATGCCGCACAAGAACAATCCCGTCCGCTCTGTGTTGATCCGGCGCACCGCGCTCACCGCGGGCACCTTGGGCGCCACCCTGCACCTGGCCGCAGGAGCGAGTGTCGACGAGCGCTCCGACGGCGCGTGGCACGCCGAATGGGCCACACTGCGCACGCTCGCCCGCCACACCGTCGTGGCGGCCATCCAAGCCTCCGAACTGCTCTCCGGGTTGCAGGTGGACACGGCGCGGGCGGCCGCGAACCTGGCCGACGCGGGCGGGCTGCTCACCGAACAACGTGCAATGACCGAGTTGACCGGTAGCCCAGCACGGCCCGACTACACCGGTGCCGCCGATCGGCTGATCGATTCGACCTTGAGTCGGGCCCGCCGCTTCATCAAGTCTGCGTCATGACCATTCCGGCCTTGGCCACAATCGACTTCGGCGGACCCGACGGTGCGCCTGTCCTCGTGCTGGGGCCTTCACTGGGTACCTCGGCAGCCACGCTGTGGAGCGCTGCGGCTGGATGGCTGAGTGCGCACGCCCGCGTCGTCGGGTGGGACCTACCCGGTCACGGTCGAGGCGGTCCTGGCGAGCCCTTCACGATCGCCGAACTCGCGGTCGCCGTGCTGGCACTCGCCGACGACATGCACGCCGAGACCTTCCACTACGCCGGTGATTCGCTCGGTGGCTGTGTCGGTCTGCAGCTGATGCTCGACGCGCCGCAACGGGTGGACTCGGCGACCCTACTGGGCACCGGTGCGTTGATCGGCACCCCAGCTGGCTGGCTCGAGCGCGCCGCCACCGTCCGCGCCGAGGGCGTCGAAACCTTACTCTCGGGCGCGGCCCAGCGGTGGTTCGCGCCGGGCTTCGTCGACCGGCAACCAGGTGTCGGCGCGGCGCTGCTGGACACCCTCAGCCACACCGATCCGGAGTCCTATGCGCAGGCCTGCGAGGCCCTCGCGGCATTCGACGTCTCCGACCGATTGCGCGAGATCGTCACTCCCGTCCTGGCCGTGGCAGGCAGCGCCGACGTGCCCACACCGCCGGAGTCATTGCGGCGCATCGCCTCCGGTGTCCAGGACGGTGACCTCGTAGTGCTCGACGGTGTCGGCCACCTGGCACCCGCCGAAGCCCCGGACCGGGTCGCCGGCCTCATCGCAGAGCAGGTGGGTATTCCGCAGCCTGCGACTAGGACCGTCGAGGATGTGTGTCGCGCGGGAATGGCGATACGGCGCCAGGTGCTCGGCGACGGGCACGTCGACCGGGCAATCGCCGGTACCACCGACATGACCGCCGATTTCCAGCACCTGATCACCCAGTACGCCTGGGGAACCATCTGGACACGCCCAGGTCTAGACCTTCGCAGCCGCTCGATGATCACCCTGACGGCGCTGGTCGCGCGCGGGCACCGCGAGGAACTGGCGATGCACCTGCGAGCGGCCCGCCGGAACGGTTTGAGCAACGACGAGATCAAGGAGCTGCTGATGCAGACTGCCATCTACTGTGGCGTCCCCGACGCCAACTCCGCGTTTCGCATCGCCGCCGAGGTATTGCCGGAATTCGACGAGGACGAGCGGGCGTCGTCATGAGCCGCACCGCCGTCTGCGCCGCCGCCCACGAAGCCGTCGCCGGAATCGCTGACGGCGCCACAATTCTCGTCGGCGGATTCGGCATGGCGGGCATGCCCACCACACTCATCGATGCGATCATCGAACAGGGCGCCGCCGAGCTCACCATCGTCAGCAACAACGCGGGCAACGGCGACACCGGTCTGGCCGCGCTGCTGGCTGCCGGTCGGGTCGCGAAGGTCATTTGTTCCTTCCCCCGACAGGCCGATTCGTACGTGTTCGACAGGCTCTACCGGGACGGCATGGTCGACCTCGAAGTGGTCCCGCAGGGCAACCTGGCCGAGCGGATCAGAGCGGCAGGCGCGGGCATTGGCGCGTTCTTCTGCCCGACCGGTGTCGGCACCCCGCTCGCCTCGGGCA belongs to Mycobacterium sp. SMC-4 and includes:
- a CDS encoding 3-oxoacid CoA-transferase subunit A, with the protein product MSRTAVCAAAHEAVAGIADGATILVGGFGMAGMPTTLIDAIIEQGAAELTIVSNNAGNGDTGLAALLAAGRVAKVICSFPRQADSYVFDRLYRDGMVDLEVVPQGNLAERIRAAGAGIGAFFCPTGVGTPLASGKEIRTIDGRDYVLEYPIRGDVALIAAHLADRAGNLLYRKTARNFGPVMATAATLTVVEVSRVVETGGIDPETVVTPGIFVDRILDLSSIPAARTEAAS
- a CDS encoding lyase family protein, which gives rise to MTDLFWPGDDLAGDLMSGPAFLEAMVAVERAWLDSLVDAGIAPQEARASLADLIADADTESIARRAATDGSPVSALVTLLRERSTAATARWLHRGLTSQDVVDTALVICARDVLMRIGDEFTVQVRALSELAERHRSTPTLARTLTQAALPSTFGAKMARWLTGILDAAEPLTGLLPSLPVQVGGAVGTLAAATELTGSVDGAIALSDALAGALRLAPAPPWHTTRSAITRIGDALVSCCDAWGHIAADIATGSRPEVGELAEGTGGGSSTMPHKNNPVRSVLIRRTALTAGTLGATLHLAAGASVDERSDGAWHAEWATLRTLARHTVVAAIQASELLSGLQVDTARAAANLADAGGLLTEQRAMTELTGSPARPDYTGAADRLIDSTLSRARRFIKSAS
- the pcaC gene encoding 4-carboxymuconolactone decarboxylase; its protein translation is MTIPALATIDFGGPDGAPVLVLGPSLGTSAATLWSAAAGWLSAHARVVGWDLPGHGRGGPGEPFTIAELAVAVLALADDMHAETFHYAGDSLGGCVGLQLMLDAPQRVDSATLLGTGALIGTPAGWLERAATVRAEGVETLLSGAAQRWFAPGFVDRQPGVGAALLDTLSHTDPESYAQACEALAAFDVSDRLREIVTPVLAVAGSADVPTPPESLRRIASGVQDGDLVVLDGVGHLAPAEAPDRVAGLIAEQVGIPQPATRTVEDVCRAGMAIRRQVLGDGHVDRAIAGTTDMTADFQHLITQYAWGTIWTRPGLDLRSRSMITLTALVARGHREELAMHLRAARRNGLSNDEIKELLMQTAIYCGVPDANSAFRIAAEVLPEFDEDERASS
- the pcaH gene encoding protocatechuate 3,4-dioxygenase subunit beta yields the protein MTAVIDPDPDGGLPRQQAISAEIEAIESEYQRAGIEETQPRLGYAPYRSSLLRHPTKDLHHADPEGVELWTPCFSERDVHPLESDLTIQHSGEPIGERIVVTGRVVDGDGRPVRRQLVEIWQANAGGRYIHKRDQHPSAIDPNFTGVGRCLTDDDGSYRFTTIKPGPYPWRNHRNAWRPAHIHFSVFGTEFTQRLITQMYFPGDPLFALDPIYQSITDRKARDRLIANYDHDVTTHEWATGYRWDIILTGATRTPTEDPHRGSEH
- the pcaG gene encoding protocatechuate 3,4-dioxygenase subunit alpha, which produces MNTLLTATPGQTVGPFFGYALPFDRCDQLVPAGSPGAVQLSGLVLDGDGQPVPDALLEIWQANADGTIPTSTGSLHRDGWTFTGWGRAGTDDGGRYNFSTVIPGPCDPGAAPFFLITVFARGLLNRLFTRAYVPGGQLAGDPLLASLPPERRDTLIATREGAGLRFDIQLQDAPGKPETVFLRYAGHQR
- a CDS encoding IclR family transcriptional regulator; this encodes MAGNTSTPGTSVASRLLRMVAAFDEWHRTLTLSELAGRASLPMATAHRLAAELVAGGALQRRTDGRFEVGRLMWSAGLLAPVGGGLRQVAEPFLHDVYAATLATVHLAVRDGNEVLYLERMMGRASVPIVSTVGSRLPMHCTGVGKVLLAHAPREVQDQVFANLTPITPYTITQPAVLSRQLEGVRREGLATTVEEMSLGACSLAVPIVRQSDDAVVAAIAVVVPSLKRGRQRLLGALQVAARGIVRLL